The region GCGGGGAGTTCCGTATTCCCGAGGTTATGGAAAAAAGCGGGGCCATATTGAAAGAGGTGGGCACCACGAACAGGACCCATCTTTCAGATTATAATAATGCGGTCAATAAAAATACCGGTCTCATCTTAAAGGTTCACACAAGTAACTTCAAAATCGTCGGTTTCACCGAGGAGATAGGGCTTCCCGCACTGGTAGACATTGGAAAACGTAAAGAGATCCCCGTGATGAATGACCTGGGGAGTGGCTGTTTCGTGGAACTGGACAGGTACGGTTTTGAAAAAGAACCTACCATCCAGGAAGTTTTGAAAACGGGGGTAGATGTGGTGACCTTCAGCGGCGATAAGCTTTTGGGTGGCCCGCAGGCAGGAATTATACTGGGGAGCAAAAATATTTTGGGAAAAATAAAGGGGAACCCGCTCAATCGTGCCCTGAGGATAGATAAATTGACCCTTGCTGCCCTGGAAGCTACGATGAAACAATATCTGAACGGTGAAGGCGCTCTCTCCAATATCAGGATACTCCGCTCGATAACAGAACCCCTGGCCGATGTCGAGAAGAGGGCAGAAAAGCTTCTGACACTCTTGCAGGAGCTGGATAGCGAGGGGGTGGTTCTTACTCTGAAGAAGGGGGCGTCCATGACCGGCGGCGGCGCTCTTCCCACGCAGGAGATTCCTACGATGCTTTTGAGTGTCAAATCGTCCCGTATTTCAGCAAACAGTATGGATGAGCACCTGAGACATTGTGATGTTCCTGTTGTTGTCAGAATATCTGACGATGAGGTTCTTCTGGACTTGAGGACCATTGATGAAGAAGAATTTAAATTTATTGAGACAGGATTGCAAAGCATTTACCTGCCGATTGCGAATTAATGATGTCTAAAGAGCAGGAAAAAATTCAATTCATAGTCGCTGACAGTGAAAATGGAACGAGGGTCGATGTTTTCATCTCCCAGCAGGATGTTTCGCTGTCCCGTTCTCAGATAAAAAGAGTGGCGGATGAGGGGCTGATCCGTGTTAACGATTCCAGGGTCAAGGCAGGTCACAGACTGAAGGAAGGGGATACAGTCGTTCTTTTAAAGCAGGAGGCCAAAACATACGAC is a window of Syntrophales bacterium DNA encoding:
- the selA gene encoding L-seryl-tRNA(Sec) selenium transferase, encoding MHKESLKKLPKIDEIMLVLEKRGTLERAPRDVVLSTCRSVVGDVRGLILSAKEDDTDILVPSLDEVAATVAEKIENIRRYSFRRVVNATGIILHTNLGRAPLCKEALERISEVSCGYSNLEFDLEKGKRGLRYDHVQKILCELSGAEDALVVNNNAAAVLLVLNTLSEGKEAIVSRGELIEIGGEFRIPEVMEKSGAILKEVGTTNRTHLSDYNNAVNKNTGLILKVHTSNFKIVGFTEEIGLPALVDIGKRKEIPVMNDLGSGCFVELDRYGFEKEPTIQEVLKTGVDVVTFSGDKLLGGPQAGIILGSKNILGKIKGNPLNRALRIDKLTLAALEATMKQYLNGEGALSNIRILRSITEPLADVEKRAEKLLTLLQELDSEGVVLTLKKGASMTGGGALPTQEIPTMLLSVKSSRISANSMDEHLRHCDVPVVVRISDDEVLLDLRTIDEEEFKFIETGLQSIYLPIAN